Proteins encoded in a region of the Bacillus sp. T3 genome:
- a CDS encoding MarR family transcriptional regulator, which yields MSSDQINQSLKLFIVLSRSYKAINEHLKRFIADQGLNPTEFAVMELLYHKGDQPLQQIGGKILLASGSITYVVDKLEQKGLLKRVACPNDRRVTYAQITEEGKQFIESIFPEHEQRINEIMSVLSDSEKDQVIDLLKKLGLSVGKY from the coding sequence ATGAGTTCAGATCAAATTAATCAATCGTTAAAACTATTTATTGTTCTTTCGCGTTCATATAAAGCAATAAACGAGCATTTGAAACGGTTTATTGCTGACCAAGGGTTAAATCCAACAGAGTTTGCCGTGATGGAGCTTCTGTATCATAAGGGGGATCAGCCGCTACAACAAATAGGTGGTAAAATCCTTTTGGCAAGTGGGAGTATTACGTATGTAGTAGATAAGCTTGAGCAAAAGGGGCTTTTAAAACGAGTAGCCTGTCCAAATGATCGGCGCGTTACGTATGCTCAAATCACCGAAGAAGGTAAGCAATTCATTGAAAGTATCTTTCCTGAGCATGAACAAAGAATTAATGAAATTATGTCTGTATTGAGCGATAGTGAAAAAGACCAGGTAATTGATTTATTAAAGAAGCTTGGTTTATCAGTAGGGAAATATTAA
- a CDS encoding MFS transporter → MSQQAISVSNSTTQYEATTYKILILLGVCHLLNDSLQSVVPAMFPILEKSMGLSFTQLGLIAFSLNIVAALLQPVFGMISDKKPRPYTLPLALTFTMIGVTGLTFAPRLELIMLSVALMGLGSAIFHPEASKVAFWASGPKRGLGQSIYQVGGNTGQALAPLITAAILVPLGQRGASWFILVAALAVTLLYYISVWYRAKLDVVNNQIKNKKQSSAGTPTNPYPKAAWVALVFVLLLIFARSWYISGMTNYYAFFAIEKYALTIRESQIFTFTFLLTGAAGTLFGGPLADRFGKKKLIFVSLLGSAPITLLIPYVPSSIALFLLAVSGFVLMTSFSVTVVYAQELFPGKIGTMAGLTVGFAFGMGAIGSIWLGHLADTFGLTTTMTMIGFLPLLGILTTFLPSDQKLKELYTR, encoded by the coding sequence ATGAGTCAGCAAGCAATATCGGTTTCGAACAGCACCACACAGTATGAAGCAACAACCTATAAAATTTTAATTCTCCTTGGTGTGTGTCATTTATTAAATGATTCTCTTCAATCCGTTGTACCTGCAATGTTTCCAATTTTGGAGAAATCAATGGGATTATCTTTTACACAATTGGGTCTAATCGCCTTCTCATTAAATATTGTAGCTGCACTTTTGCAACCCGTTTTTGGAATGATTTCAGATAAAAAGCCAAGACCTTACACTCTTCCGCTCGCTCTGACCTTTACGATGATTGGCGTCACTGGTTTAACCTTTGCACCACGGCTTGAATTAATCATGCTCTCGGTAGCCTTAATGGGTTTAGGCTCAGCCATTTTTCATCCTGAGGCATCAAAGGTTGCTTTTTGGGCATCAGGTCCAAAACGTGGCCTAGGACAATCTATTTATCAGGTTGGCGGTAATACTGGTCAAGCATTGGCTCCACTTATAACCGCAGCCATTCTTGTTCCATTAGGACAACGCGGCGCATCCTGGTTCATCCTTGTGGCGGCGCTTGCCGTTACCTTACTCTATTATATTTCGGTATGGTACCGTGCAAAACTCGATGTCGTAAACAATCAAATAAAAAATAAGAAACAGTCCTCAGCCGGTACCCCTACTAACCCTTATCCTAAAGCTGCTTGGGTAGCCCTAGTGTTCGTGCTCTTATTAATTTTCGCAAGGTCCTGGTATATTTCAGGTATGACCAATTATTATGCTTTTTTTGCAATAGAAAAATATGCGCTCACGATTAGAGAGTCTCAAATATTCACCTTTACCTTTTTGCTAACAGGTGCTGCAGGGACACTATTTGGCGGACCGCTTGCCGACCGATTCGGGAAAAAGAAACTGATCTTTGTGTCCTTACTAGGATCAGCACCGATAACCCTTCTAATTCCATACGTTCCGAGCTCAATCGCTTTATTTTTGCTCGCAGTATCAGGGTTTGTTTTAATGACCAGCTTTTCGGTAACCGTTGTGTATGCTCAGGAATTATTCCCTGGAAAAATCGGAACAATGGCAGGATTAACTGTTGGTTTCGCATTTGGTATGGGAGCAATCGGCTCGATTTGGCTTGGCCATTTGGCAGATACATTTGGATTAACAACAACAATGACCATGATCGGCTTTTTACCCTTACTGGGAATTCTCACCACCTTCCTACCGTCTGATCAAAAGCTAAAGGAGCTATACACTAGATAA
- a CDS encoding hemerythrin domain-containing protein produces the protein MSGCMSSMMGNQSVPLSEGLAQLKAEHIPLLEKLHGLSALCTKIAEQENPDETFKQLKQAVKVFMEELEPHSEREEQVLFKMMENYLGVGMGPIAVMEYEHDMAKSFIGNFFEKTKENRDQLSVEKMKEYSELIKNAYLTLTDHFAKEENVLFPMAENMLSPEEKAELFERINKI, from the coding sequence ATGTCTGGATGTATGAGTTCAATGATGGGAAATCAATCTGTTCCTTTAAGCGAGGGCTTAGCTCAATTAAAAGCTGAGCATATCCCTCTTTTAGAAAAGTTACACGGTCTATCTGCACTATGCACAAAAATTGCTGAGCAAGAAAATCCTGACGAGACATTCAAGCAATTAAAACAAGCTGTGAAGGTATTTATGGAAGAATTGGAGCCCCATTCTGAACGAGAAGAACAGGTTTTATTTAAAATGATGGAAAATTATCTTGGAGTGGGTATGGGTCCGATTGCTGTAATGGAATACGAGCATGATATGGCCAAATCCTTCATTGGTAATTTTTTTGAAAAGACAAAGGAAAATCGCGATCAGCTTAGTGTAGAGAAGATGAAGGAATACAGTGAGCTAATAAAAAATGCTTACTTAACCCTTACGGATCATTTTGCTAAGGAAGAAAATGTACTATTTCCAATGGCGGAAAATATGTTATCTCCTGAAGAAAAAGCAGAGCTATTTGAGCGTATTAATAAAATATAA
- a CDS encoding ferredoxin family protein — protein sequence MSTKTIEEKQYLVRFKADTKSHLTVLDHDVCATKCPEKYCTVFCPAEVYKWEDIRMHVGYEGCHECGSCRIGCPYQNIKWEYPKGGHGIIFRLA from the coding sequence ATGTCGACAAAAACAATTGAGGAAAAGCAGTATTTGGTTCGGTTTAAAGCAGATACAAAGTCTCACTTAACGGTACTTGACCATGATGTATGTGCAACAAAATGTCCTGAGAAATACTGTACAGTGTTTTGTCCAGCAGAGGTTTATAAATGGGAAGACATTCGAATGCACGTTGGTTATGAGGGCTGTCATGAGTGTGGGAGCTGCCGGATTGGCTGTCCTTATCAAAATATTAAATGGGAATATCCGAAGGGCGGACATGGGATTATTTTTCGGCTAGCCTAG
- a CDS encoding FAD-dependent oxidoreductase, with amino-acid sequence MSEKFDVIVVGAGSAGTSCAYTCAKNGLKVLQIERGEYPGSKNVMGGVLYRKQMEEIVPEFWKEAPLERPVVEQRFWMMDKESVLSFGYKGLEWAEEPYNNFTVLRAKFDQWFANKAVEAGSLLVCETVATECIVENAKVIGVRTDRPNGDIYADVVVLADGVNSLLGKQLGFHKEFRPDEVALTVMEVINLPKEKINERFNLEDNHGCTIEIFGDSTKGNLGTAFLYTNKDSLNIGVGTTLSSMIKAKLKPYDLLDYLKTHPMIKPYLEGGESAEYLAHLIPEGGYHSVPKVVGNGVLVVGDAAQFVNAIHREGSNMAMSSGKMAAEAIVKAKAENDFSEAGLSSYKEAIYNSFIMKDLKKYKDATHTFENNPQYFREYLPMMNQAASKFFTVDGTPKRDKQKEIIRSMTKEKGRLKVMQDIYRAWKAVK; translated from the coding sequence ATGTCTGAAAAATTTGATGTGATTGTTGTTGGAGCAGGTTCGGCTGGTACATCCTGTGCGTATACGTGTGCTAAAAATGGTTTAAAGGTTTTGCAAATTGAGCGAGGGGAATATCCTGGTAGTAAAAATGTTATGGGGGGAGTTCTATATCGGAAGCAAATGGAGGAGATCGTTCCGGAATTTTGGAAGGAAGCACCGTTAGAAAGACCGGTTGTTGAACAACGATTTTGGATGATGGATAAGGAATCGGTGCTTTCCTTTGGTTATAAAGGGCTGGAATGGGCCGAGGAGCCATACAATAATTTTACAGTTTTGCGGGCGAAATTTGATCAATGGTTTGCCAATAAAGCAGTAGAGGCGGGTTCGCTCTTAGTATGTGAAACAGTAGCAACCGAGTGTATCGTCGAGAATGCAAAAGTGATTGGCGTTCGAACAGATCGTCCTAATGGTGACATATATGCAGATGTTGTCGTACTTGCTGATGGTGTCAATTCATTATTAGGGAAACAATTAGGCTTTCACAAAGAATTTCGCCCAGACGAGGTTGCATTAACGGTCATGGAGGTGATTAATCTCCCAAAGGAAAAAATCAATGAACGCTTCAATCTCGAGGATAATCATGGCTGCACAATTGAGATCTTTGGAGACTCAACAAAAGGGAATCTCGGTACTGCATTCCTTTACACCAATAAAGACAGCTTGAATATCGGGGTAGGAACCACCCTTTCGAGTATGATTAAGGCAAAGCTTAAGCCTTATGATTTACTGGATTACTTAAAAACCCACCCGATGATAAAGCCATATCTAGAAGGAGGAGAATCCGCTGAATACTTAGCCCATTTAATTCCTGAAGGTGGATATCATTCTGTCCCTAAGGTGGTTGGCAATGGTGTTTTAGTGGTGGGTGACGCCGCTCAATTTGTCAATGCAATCCATAGGGAAGGCTCTAATATGGCGATGTCGTCTGGAAAAATGGCCGCAGAAGCAATTGTGAAGGCAAAAGCGGAAAATGACTTTAGTGAGGCAGGGTTAAGTAGCTATAAAGAAGCCATATACAATAGCTTTATTATGAAGGATTTGAAAAAATATAAGGATGCAACCCATACATTTGAAAATAACCCCCAATATTTCCGTGAATATTTGCCAATGATGAACCAAGCAGCCAGTAAATTCTTTACGGTGGATGGTACCCCAAAGCGGGATAAGCAAAAGGAGATCATCCGTAGTATGACAAAAGAAAAAGGTCGTCTAAAGGTGATGCAAGACATTTATCGTGCTTGGAAGGCGGTGAAATAA
- a CDS encoding electron transfer flavoprotein subunit alpha/FixB family protein: protein MNDYKGVWVFIEQNCGVIEGVSLELLGAGRKLADKLSVPLSGVLLGTEVKALTKEVIAYGADQVYVIDDPILKDYRTESYMKGVIMLAEKYKPEIFLYGATANGKDLASAVATDLSTGLTADTTMLDVDVEKRLLEASRPAFGGNIMATILCKKHRPQMATVRPKVMKALQPDIKRNGTIIEEKMTLSESEMRTKVIEIVKNVTRKVNLAEADIIVAGGKGLGDQKNFELIHELAEAIGASVGGSRDVVEAGWLPHEQQVGQTGETVTPKIYFAIGISGAIQHVVGMKNSELIIAINKDPNAPIFDVATYGIVGDAIEIIPKLIAQFKKLRTEKGGEMSYV, encoded by the coding sequence ATGAACGATTATAAAGGAGTTTGGGTTTTTATTGAGCAAAATTGTGGTGTAATTGAAGGGGTATCACTTGAATTACTAGGTGCAGGTAGAAAGCTTGCAGATAAGCTTAGTGTCCCGCTCAGTGGCGTTTTATTAGGTACAGAGGTTAAAGCATTGACTAAGGAAGTGATTGCGTACGGTGCAGATCAGGTGTATGTAATTGATGACCCTATATTAAAGGATTATCGTACTGAATCCTATATGAAGGGGGTCATTATGCTGGCTGAAAAATACAAGCCGGAAATCTTTTTGTACGGTGCAACGGCAAATGGCAAGGATTTAGCAAGTGCTGTTGCGACAGATTTGTCGACAGGTTTAACCGCCGATACGACGATGCTCGATGTTGATGTCGAAAAGCGTCTGTTAGAGGCAAGTCGCCCAGCATTTGGCGGAAATATTATGGCGACTATACTTTGTAAAAAGCATCGTCCGCAAATGGCGACCGTTCGTCCGAAAGTCATGAAAGCGCTCCAACCAGATATAAAAAGAAACGGAACGATTATCGAAGAGAAAATGACCTTATCAGAAAGTGAAATGAGAACAAAAGTAATTGAAATTGTGAAAAATGTAACAAGAAAAGTTAATTTAGCGGAAGCAGATATTATTGTTGCGGGTGGTAAAGGATTAGGGGACCAAAAAAACTTTGAACTGATTCATGAATTAGCAGAAGCAATTGGCGCTAGTGTTGGCGGATCGCGTGATGTTGTTGAAGCAGGCTGGCTGCCTCATGAGCAACAGGTCGGTCAGACAGGTGAAACGGTTACTCCAAAGATTTATTTTGCAATCGGCATATCAGGTGCGATTCAACATGTTGTTGGTATGAAAAACTCGGAACTAATTATTGCGATCAATAAGGATCCAAATGCTCCTATCTTCGATGTTGCCACATATGGGATTGTCGGTGATGCAATAGAAATCATTCCAAAGTTAATTGCTCAGTTTAAAAAACTACGCACGGAAAAAGGTGGTGAGATGTCCTATGTCTGA
- a CDS encoding electron transfer flavoprotein subunit beta/FixA family protein, with protein MHILVCVKQVPDTKIIKINPKTNTLDRRSAPAILNPYDAHAVQEAVRIKGIVGGSISVLSMGPPQATAVIKKSIEIGADRGFLISDRAFAGADTLATSYALSKAIERISEDFPVDIVICGKHAIDGDTCQVGPGIARRIDIPPVTNVIEVTEVNLEKKSIFVKRKVTSGYEIIQTYLPCLLTVEKEINEIEYSPMPNMIKAARYEPIIWSVNDLRDVDKAQLGLKGSPTIVGKMFTPPRPEGGKKIEGTADEQVDQIMSILLEQKHLF; from the coding sequence ATGCATATTTTAGTTTGTGTTAAGCAGGTGCCAGATACAAAAATCATTAAAATCAATCCAAAGACTAATACACTTGACCGTCGCAGTGCACCTGCCATCCTAAATCCGTATGATGCCCATGCAGTACAGGAAGCGGTACGTATTAAAGGAATCGTTGGAGGATCCATTTCGGTCCTGTCGATGGGACCGCCCCAGGCAACAGCTGTGATTAAGAAAAGCATTGAAATAGGAGCGGATCGAGGCTTTTTAATATCGGACCGAGCCTTTGCCGGTGCTGATACTCTTGCAACAAGCTATGCCTTGTCAAAGGCGATTGAACGTATATCAGAGGACTTTCCGGTGGATATAGTGATTTGTGGAAAGCATGCGATTGACGGGGATACCTGCCAAGTTGGTCCTGGGATAGCGCGTAGAATTGATATTCCACCTGTCACAAATGTCATTGAGGTAACAGAGGTAAATCTTGAGAAAAAGAGTATCTTTGTGAAACGAAAAGTAACGAGTGGCTATGAAATCATCCAAACATATCTCCCTTGCCTGCTTACTGTTGAAAAAGAAATTAACGAGATTGAATACTCTCCAATGCCGAATATGATCAAAGCAGCGCGCTATGAACCGATTATTTGGTCTGTTAATGATTTGCGTGATGTTGATAAGGCTCAATTAGGCTTAAAGGGTTCACCAACAATTGTAGGAAAAATGTTTACACCCCCACGGCCAGAAGGTGGGAAAAAGATAGAAGGAACAGCTGATGAACAGGTTGACCAAATCATGTCTATTTTATTAGAACAAAAGCATTTATTTTAA
- a CDS encoding ZIP family metal transporter, with protein MLQVTIGSVLSALSTGLGALIIIFMSQSVTRRFRDILLAFTAGIMMSASTMGLIPEALNSGGFIPLAIGVFLGVITLTILEMNIPHMDLHHSSKNIIFDEKAMLIIAAITLHNIPEGLSVGVSYASNAGETGNLIAFAIGFQNAPEGLLVALFLVNQNISKYKAFILATLTGSIEIVTSFFGYYLTSFVDDLVPYGLSFAAGAMLFIIYKELIPESHGDGNERTSTYAFIIGLLFMILLIEIF; from the coding sequence ATGTTACAGGTAACAATTGGAAGTGTACTCTCTGCCCTTTCAACTGGTCTCGGAGCGTTAATTATCATCTTTATGTCACAATCGGTGACACGCCGGTTTCGAGACATTTTGCTTGCCTTTACTGCTGGAATTATGATGTCAGCTTCAACGATGGGCTTAATTCCTGAAGCATTAAATAGTGGAGGATTTATCCCGTTAGCAATTGGAGTTTTTCTTGGGGTCATCACTTTGACAATACTAGAAATGAACATCCCACATATGGATTTACATCATTCTAGTAAAAATATCATTTTTGATGAAAAAGCAATGCTTATTATTGCAGCGATTACATTGCACAATATTCCTGAAGGGTTATCAGTAGGTGTCAGTTATGCATCAAACGCTGGAGAAACTGGTAACTTAATCGCCTTTGCGATTGGATTTCAAAATGCTCCAGAAGGTTTGTTGGTTGCGCTTTTTTTAGTTAACCAAAATATTAGTAAATATAAAGCATTTATCCTTGCGACCCTAACTGGTTCCATCGAAATTGTCACTTCTTTTTTCGGATATTATTTAACTTCCTTTGTTGATGACTTAGTACCATATGGGCTTTCATTCGCCGCAGGCGCCATGCTGTTCATTATTTATAAAGAGTTAATTCCAGAAAGTCATGGAGATGGAAACGAGCGAACATCTACCTACGCCTTTATTATCGGTCTTTTATTTATGATTTTGCTAATTGAAATCTTTTAG
- a CDS encoding aspartyl-phosphate phosphatase Spo0E family protein — MYQEKEISSLLEKINECKLRLYEAAEKNGANLTSEETVKRSQELDQLIFQYQKASLKKPLEQIGGKAMIWSMMFVLPNVLAEV; from the coding sequence TTGTACCAGGAAAAGGAAATTTCAAGTTTATTAGAAAAAATTAACGAATGTAAATTGAGGTTGTATGAAGCGGCTGAAAAAAATGGCGCAAACCTTACAAGTGAAGAAACGGTTAAGCGAAGTCAAGAGTTGGATCAATTAATCTTCCAATATCAAAAAGCTTCCCTTAAAAAACCATTGGAACAGATAGGAGGCAAGGCAATGATTTGGTCAATGATGTTCGTATTGCCCAATGTACTTGCTGAAGTTTGA
- a CDS encoding methylated-DNA--[protein]-cysteine S-methyltransferase, whose translation MRVFTKMNTPIDELYLVADENELSVIHLGEEDFNRHENLEEIVYQPEHPALRIAAGQLEEYFAGKRTSFDLPLFIQGTSFQQAVWEQLQNIPFGETRSYLDIAESIHNPKAVRAIGQANKANRFPIIIPCHRVIGKNQSLTGYAGTRIDIKEKLLRHEGIFIK comes from the coding sequence ATGCGTGTTTTTACGAAAATGAATACCCCAATCGATGAATTGTACCTAGTCGCTGATGAAAATGAATTGTCAGTCATCCATTTAGGCGAAGAGGACTTTAATAGGCATGAAAATCTGGAGGAAATCGTCTATCAGCCAGAGCACCCAGCATTACGTATTGCGGCAGGGCAGCTAGAGGAGTATTTTGCAGGTAAAAGAACAAGCTTCGATTTACCGCTATTCATTCAAGGTACGAGCTTTCAACAGGCAGTATGGGAGCAATTACAAAATATCCCGTTTGGAGAAACGCGGAGTTATTTGGATATTGCGGAGTCAATCCATAACCCTAAAGCAGTTCGTGCAATTGGCCAAGCAAATAAAGCAAACCGTTTTCCAATCATTATCCCTTGTCATCGAGTGATTGGGAAAAATCAATCGTTAACAGGCTATGCTGGAACGAGAATCGATATAAAAGAAAAACTCCTTCGACATGAAGGTATATTCATAAAATAA